Within the Halorhabdus rudnickae genome, the region TAGCTCTGCCTGAGTGCCGTCACGAAGCCACTCCCGGTGACCAGCAACGCCGGAAAGAGGTACAGACGGGTCAAGACGAACAGGACCATCGCCAATAGCACCAGTCCGAACAGGAAATTATTGATATCGACCGAGTAACCGCCCAGCAACTGCGGGATCGAGGCGATCACAGCCAGTGCGATAAGATACCGACTCAACGCACGGAGACGAGGGTGTCTATTGAGTGCCAGTGCGATCGTCACCCAGCCGGCGATTCCGACCGCGAGTGGAACGAGGACTTCGAGCCCGGTAGCCCAGAGGAGATACCGTGTCTTGAGATCCGCCAACGCACCAACGTGTCGAACCGTTCGGGCAGTCCCCTGGGGAAGCACTGCATATTGGATACTGATCGATTGACTGAGTGCGTCGGTCGATGCCACCGGAATCGGATCGTACTGGCGAAGCCAGTCGGCGAGTGCGATCAACACACCAACGACGGCAAATGGCGTAGCGAGCGCCGGATCTCGACGAATGCGTCCAAGCGCGGACTTGAGTACGCCCAGCGTGGACAGATGAGTCGTCTGGGATGAGTGGCTGATCGAAGCATCCGTCTCGCTTCCGTCCACACTTTCAGTAGGTCTCATGCTTCCTCCAGTGCGAGAATCTGGCTACGATTGGCAAGATACAGGGTGCCATCCCCGACAATCGGTGGCGAGAGGGGGACTTCCGAAGGCTGATACTCGAAGTGCTTCTCACCCGTGGCGATGTCGAACGCCTCTAGCGCCCAGAGTGAGTCCACGGCGTAGACGCGATCATCAGCGACGACTGGTGTGGTTTTCCCATCGAACGGCGCTGTCCACCGTGTCTGGCCGGTTGCCAGTGAGAGCGCATGTAGCGACTCTCGTTCATCGGCAACGAAGATCGTCCCGTTGGCCACTGCTGGCGTGCTGTCGGTCGCATTCCCGTCGAGGTTGCGTTTCCAGAGGAGTGAGCCATCGGACCGGGCACGCAACTGGACTGATTCGCGCGTCGGAATGACGACGCCCTCGTCTGTCGCCACTGGCTGTAGCACCATCGTCTCCTCGAGTTCACGGTGCCAGTGTTGGTTACCAGTATCAGCACGGTATGCAGTTGCCTGTTGTGGCCACGCGGTGACGAATACGATATCGTCGTCCACTGCGGGTCTATTGTACGTGCCACTGGCGGCTTCGTCTTTGTGATGGGTTCGTTGCCACAGAACCTCCCCATTGTTCGGATCCAGTGCGACGACCGAGTTCGTTCCAGGTATTGCCGTGTATATCTTCTCGTTCGCAGTGACCGGGGTTGTTGACTCGGCCGGCCCGAAGAAACCGGACGCAGGTGATTGTGGCCCTGTCCATCGCTCGCCACCTACTCTCACCTCTGTTACGGGAAGTTCCTGCCCACCATTCGCGTTGAGCCCGTAAGTGCCAGTTGGTCCGGTTATGCCGAGTGTCTTGGTCTGATAGATCGATGCCGGCGCGATCGCTGGACTCGAGTGATAGGGCCCCTGGAAGCCGAAGCGTCGCTTCCCAGTCTCGGTATCGAGTGCAAGCAGTCCATTGCCACCGACATATAGTGTCTTCCCCCGGCGGATAGGTTGGGTACTCCCCCTAAACCAGTCCGGTGCCTGATGTGTCCACGCGACTGCAACGTTGTCTTTTGGACCCGATACGTTGGGGTTGTACCCGGTTCCGGGAGGGTCGTACCGCCCCATGGGCCAGTCGGAGGATGATTGACTATCTGTCTGTTCCTGCGAATCGAGAGACGTGAGGCCAACTGAACCGGTAATTCCTAGGGCGGCTACTCCAAGAAACCGGCGTCGTGAGGGGGACATCTGTTGGCCCGGTTTGCCCCAAGCAGAAATATTGCTATCGGTCTTTTCACCCAACTCAGTTACGGCTGAGGCTACAGGGGATTTATTTGATCGTGCTGATTTCACCCTCTGTATCTTGGACTGGCCGTTACAACCAGATCCATTCGCACATATGCCACTACGAGCTACACTCTAACACTGTGGCACACGTTCTCTGACACGTTATGTCTATCCGACACGCTCTTCGAGGATCAACCTCGTCTTCGTCCCCATGACTTCCTCACGTTCGCGTGCCCGCGTGATCAGATCGTTGACCTCACTGGTGTCGGCACAGTCGACGATCAACACGACGTCTTCCTCGCCGCTGACCTCCCAGACAAAGTCGACCTCTGCCCACTCGACGAACGCATCCGCAAGGGCATGGTGGTCGACATCGACATCGACTTCGATCTCGATCATTGCCTTGACGTTCCCCGTCCGGGTGGCAACGGTAAAGCGTTCGATGACCCCCTCTTCAGTGAGTCGTTCGACGCGGTTCCGGACCGTTCCCTCTGAGGTGCCGATCTCGTCGGCGATCTCTGTGTACGGCGTCCGGGCGTCCTGCCGGAGGATGCTCAGAATTTCGCGGTCCAGATCGTCCATCGAGATTGGAGAGTACCGGGGGTCCGTACTTGAGGATTACGAATTTCGTAACTCTGCTTCGAAAGCAACGCTTATCTGGCGACCTTCCGTACGGATCTCGTAATGACGGACGCCTACGTGGCCCTGGAGGGCGAGCGCGTCGTCGAGGCACGCGCCCGCTCACCGGGGACGACCCGCGGTGAACTGGTATTCACGACCGCCTACACCGGATACGAGGAGAGCCTGACCGATCCCTCCTACGAGGAGCAGATCCTCACCTTCTCCTATCCGCTGATCGGTAACTACGGGGTCCGAGAGGAACGCTTCGAATCCGATCGCGTCCATCCCCGGGGCGTCGTCGCACGGGAGTTGACCGACGATGTCGCCGAGTGGCTCAAAGAAGAGGGACGGCCTGCCGTCGATCACATCGATACGCGCGAACTCGTCACCGAGATCCGCGACGAGGGCGCGATGAAGTGCGGGATCGCGGCCGGCGAGGATGTAACTGAGGAGGACGCATTGGCTGAACTCCGCCAGTGTAAGCACATGAGCGAGCACACGGACATCGGCAGCCAGGTCAGCGTGAGCGAGCCGACGGTGTACAACGCTGACGGCGACGGACCCGACGTGGCCCTGA harbors:
- a CDS encoding Lrp/AsnC family transcriptional regulator encodes the protein MDDLDREILSILRQDARTPYTEIADEIGTSEGTVRNRVERLTEEGVIERFTVATRTGNVKAMIEIEVDVDVDHHALADAFVEWAEVDFVWEVSGEEDVVLIVDCADTSEVNDLITRAREREEVMGTKTRLILEERVG
- a CDS encoding outer membrane protein assembly factor BamB family protein, producing MSPSRRRFLGVAALGITGSVGLTSLDSQEQTDSQSSSDWPMGRYDPPGTGYNPNVSGPKDNVAVAWTHQAPDWFRGSTQPIRRGKTLYVGGNGLLALDTETGKRRFGFQGPYHSSPAIAPASIYQTKTLGITGPTGTYGLNANGGQELPVTEVRVGGERWTGPQSPASGFFGPAESTTPVTANEKIYTAIPGTNSVVALDPNNGEVLWQRTHHKDEAASGTYNRPAVDDDIVFVTAWPQQATAYRADTGNQHWHRELEETMVLQPVATDEGVVIPTRESVQLRARSDGSLLWKRNLDGNATDSTPAVANGTIFVADERESLHALSLATGQTRWTAPFDGKTTPVVADDRVYAVDSLWALEAFDIATGEKHFEYQPSEVPLSPPIVGDGTLYLANRSQILALEEA